The nucleotide sequence TCCGCCGCTCAGGAGGGTCCGGAACAGGAAGCCGGCCGTCTCGCGCCAGGTGTAGAGGCGCAGCTTCCGGCTGCTGGTCACGATCCGGTGACGACGCAGGATCGCGATCGGCCGCCGGCGGGCGCGCGCGACGCGCTTCAGCCGGCGGAACAGGTCCACCTCCTCGCTCGCGTAGAACGCCTCGTCGAACCCGCCGATCTCGCGGAAGACCGCCGCGTCCACGAAGACGTACGACCCGGCCGCCCACCGCATCGTCACGCTGATGGCGTTCCAGATCGCCACGCCGGCCCGGGCTGCGACGGCCCGGTCGTCCATCCGCACCAGGGCGCCGCCGGCCAGCGCGCCGGCCTCGATGGCCCGGGCGGTCTCGGCGAACAACGCCGGCGACGGCAGGGAATCGGCGTCGACGAAGAGCAGCCAGTCGCCGGCCGCGGCGCTGGCGGCGCGGTTCCGGGCGCGGGCGATCTGGTTGATCGGCTCGACCACCACGGTGGCGCCGCCGGCCCGCGCCACCGCCGCCGTGTCGTCGGTGGAGTTGTTGTCGCAGACGATGAGCTCGGTGGCC is from Vicinamibacterales bacterium and encodes:
- a CDS encoding glycosyltransferase; protein product: MTVSVLVPAFNEGGGLAQTLAGIRDALPVFHARGWATELIVCDNNSTDDTAAVARAGGATVVVEPINQIARARNRAASAAAGDWLLFVDADSLPSPALFAETARAIEAGALAGGALVRMDDRAVAARAGVAIWNAISVTMRWAAGSYVFVDAAVFREIGGFDEAFYASEEVDLFRRLKRVARARRRPIAILRRHRIVTSSRKLRLYTWRETAGFLFRTLLSGGRTLTRRDACFVWYDGRR